The Malassezia vespertilionis chromosome 2, complete sequence genomic sequence CGATAAAGTCGTTGCGATCGCCTTTGGCTCTttcgccgagcgcgtccttgccgagcgccgccttcTGGCAAAGATACCCGACGGCCacgacgtgcgcagcgccactgCTGTCTTTTTGCAAGGGCTCACTGCTGTCACACTCACTCATGAAGCGTACCGCATTCAAAAAGGCGACTGGGTCGTGGTGCATGCAGCGTCCGGTGGGACAGGCACACAGCTTGTCAAGATCGCCAAGCATCTCGGTGCACATGTCGTCGGCACTGCGTCCAccgagcgcaaggccgacATGGCAcgcgagcacggcgccgaccGTGTAGTTGTGTACAAGGAGGACGAGATGGACGCGTTTGTCGACACAGTCTTATCGCTCACCGACGGGAAAGGCGCCCAGGTTGTGTACGACGGCGTGGGCCGGACGACACTCGACGCCGACTttcgcgccgtcgcgcgcctcggcaccATTGTCTCGTTTGGCCAatcgagcggcgcgatcgagccgctgccattgcagcgcctctCCGAAAAGAATATCCGCATCATGCGTCCCAGCTTGTTCAACTACCTCACTACGCAAGCCGACATGGATAAGTACGCCAGTATTTTATTCGAcctgctcgacaagcaAGTCGTGACAGCCAACGTGTATCGTGAGTATCTTTTTGGTGTTGCCGGTGTccagcaagcgcagcaggaGCTGGCGAGCCGTGCGACGACTGGAAAACTTTTGCTCCGCATTCcaccgcaccgcgcggcggtCTAGAAAAATGAGCGTCCGAAAGAGCCGCCCTCCATGTTGGTTGGCTTGGGGGAGAGCTCGAGAATGGAATAGTGGATCAGGTTGAGCGCcttgagcgccgcgcgctcgtgGATCACACAGGATATGTTGATCTCGTTTGCGCCCTGGCTGATCATTTCAATGTTCACGTTGCCTTCACCCAGCGTGCTAAACATGCGTCCTGCAACGCCGACCATGTGCCGCATTTCCTTTCCGACCAAACTCAGGATagccatgctgcgcagcacactCACCGCGCCGACATGTTCGAGCTCCGCCGTgagacgctgcagcgtgcgcggtcGAATTTCCGCGGTCATGGCCAAGGATACGTGCACTTCTGACGTCGAGATGAGATCGACGACCACGCCGTAGCGGTCCAGCGTGCCGAAAATACGCGCAAAGAAACCGTGCGAGATCGTCTTGCGGTTGCTATGCACGTTGAGCACGATTACATTGTCTTTGATTGTCACTGCCGTGGGCAGCTTGGGCAAGCACGGCGGTTCTGCAAACGGTGTCAGGCTCGCGGGCATGCCATTCGGCGTATTCGCGCCCGAATACGGCGGCTCGGGCTGCTCGACATGCCCGTCCACAAACGGATCCTCGAGCACGCTGTTTTTTGTCTCGGGAAAAATCACTGTGCCGCACCCTGCAGGATTCTCCACGTTTTTGATCCGAATGGGGACCAATTTTTTGATCGCTTGCTCCATGGTGAAGGGGTGAATCACCTCGCTGCCGTAGTAAGTCAGCTCCGCAGCTTCTTCAGGGGTAATTTTCGgcacgagccgcgcagTAGGGACTTTACGAGGGTCTGCGGTAAATACGCCGTCCACCTCTTTCCAGATTTGCAGCTCCGCAGCACGAACACccacggcgcacagcgcggcacacAAATCAGTGTACCCACGGCCCACCTGGCTCAGAAGCGAGCCAGGAACATTGCCAAAGTAGCCCGTCACCACGGCAACgcctttgcacgcgcggatcTGCTCGCCCAGCGTGTGCGAGAGTTTGTCGTAAAAGGCCTGGTCCAAGTAGCCGGCGTCGTCCACCTGTGATGCGCTGAGTGCAGCAATATCCTCGCCAATCTCGTCCACGACAGTATCTAGCGTAATAAGATCTGCCTCTATGCCTTTGTTCTGCAAAGACGCAGTAACAATACGGCAAGAGAGTCGCTCGCCAATCCCCATAATCATATCGCGCGAACGAGGTGACACCTCGTGCAGGATGCACGCAGCCTGCAGCAGATCGCGGAGTCGGTCGCACTCCTCCATAATATCGCGCTCGAGTTGCTCACGTAATGGCTTGTTCTCTGGCACcgccgcttgtgccgccgcgAGATGGTCGCTTTGAATGGCGTCGACGGTGGACTGGAAAAGACACGCGTGTACTTCcgagcgcgcaagctgcgaaGATATCGACGCACCAAACGACGAACCACTAAACGACCCCGACATGGGTGTCCCAGACGCGCTCACACCCGGCGACACAGTCACCGCTTCAGCGGCCGCCTGGAGCAACAAATTCGTCGTACCCAGCGCCTTGGTTTTTCCGgaccgcgccgagcacacgATCGCAAGCCGATTCGTCAGGAGGTAGGACGGCGTGATTGCTTCAACAATCGAGGGCAAAAACTTGCCCACACTTGTCCCACCATACTTTTGCACCAACCAAGGCCTCCCTTCGCTCATCGCACGTTCTGGCCTTCCAACGACGTGGAGGCGCTGGTGTCTTTTCTCACGTGACTTTAAAAGAAGGGGCGGAccgccgctggcgctgTGTTGGTGTAGAATGGACACGCAgcttgcatcgcttgcTACGCTCTTTCAGCAGACGCTCGATCCGTCTCAGCGTAAGGGTGCGGAGGAGCAGCTGAAGCAGCTGCAGTCACAGCCGCGGTTTGCCTTTGtgctcctcgcgctggtCCAGTCGGAAGCAGCCTCGACCGCGATCCGACTGGCGGCCGCGATTCAGTTCAAGAACCTTTGCAAGACCCGTTGGGACGTAGATAGCGAGACGGAGGATCCAGTTGTGGGTGCAATCGGGGACGAAGAAAAGCAGCTGATCCGTACCGAGCTTATCCCCGTCCTGCGAAGCCTTGCAAATACACCGACTCCGTCGCAGGCCATCCTCGCACAGATGAACGAGAGCATTGCGCTGGTGTCGCAGAGTGATTTTCCTCATCCGTGGAGTAACCTGATTGATGAGCTAGTGCAGAGCCTGAACAGCGACAACTACCATGTGCTGCTCTCTGTCCTCTCTACCTCTCACGCCATCTTTCGGCGCTGGCGGTCCATGTTCCGCTCCGACGCGCTGTATACCGAGATCAACCTCGTGCTCAGCAAGTTTGCAACGCCGCTACTCGAGCTTCTGGAGCGCGTATACGGGATGATTGTGAACCTTGCGACGCCCGCGCAAAacgtgccgccgctggcatCGTGCCTCGTCCTCTTGCTGCAGCTGTTTTACGATCTCTCTGCGCAGGACCTCCCGCCGCAGTTTGAGGATGCGCTTCCTGCACTTTCACCCATGTTTACCGGTCTGCTGTCGTTTTCACGGCCCGAGCTGGTGGGCGACGTGGATGACATGGCGCCCAGTCCCCTGGACAAGAttcgcagcagcgtgtgtGAGATTTTCGAGCTGTATGCAAAGCGCTACTTGGACGCATTGCCTCAGCTTCCGCAGTACGTGCAGGCTGTATGGGATATGCTCGGCACCTATGGCCCTTTAGAAAAGTACGACGTGCTTGTCTCCAAAGCAATTCTTTTCCtcgccgtcgtcgtccgCATGGgcagccagcgccagctGTTCGAGGCCGAGTCCACACTCGAGCAGTTTTGCTCCAAAATTATCATGCCCAACATCGAGCTGCGTGATGTGGATGAGGAGATGTTTGAAGACAACCCTGTCGAGTATATACGCCGCGACTTGGAGACCAGCGTCGAAGTCGatacgcgccgccgcgccgcctaCGAATTTGTGCGCGCACTCCTGGAGCAGTTTTCCGAGCAGACCACCGCTATTGCTTCGCGCTATATCCGCGAGTACCTCGACCTCTTCCGCAAGGACCCCGGCGTAAActggcggcgcaaggatgCTGCGATTTACCTGCTTACATGCATTGCCGCCCAAGGCTCcacagcgcagcacggcgttTCTTCCACCAACAATTTGGTAGACGTGGTCCAGTTCTTCTCCGATCACATTCTGGAGGACTTGCAGCCAGAGAATGCCGCTGCAAACAGCCACCCGATCCTCCAGGTGGACGCAATCAAGTATCTTTACACATTCCGGAACCAGCTCACCAAGGACCAGCTGCTGTCTGTGCTTCCTCTCTTGGTGCACCATTTGGCGTCGACCAACTATGTGACATGTACTTATGCAGCCGTGAGCATCGAGAGGATCCTATTTATCAAGCACAATGGCCAGTTTATGTTTTCTGCTGCAGACATTGCGCGGTCCAGTGAAGCGATTTTGGCCGCGCTTTTTGCCGCGATTCAGCGCAACGAGACGCCAGAAAAGGTGGCCGAGAACGACCACCTGATGAAGTGTATCATGCGCGTTCTTctcacgctgcgccagtCGGTCGAAGGCCATGCAGAAATgacgctcgcgcacctcaTCACCATCCTCGGCATCACGGCCAAGAATCCCAGCAACCCGCGTTTCACCCAGTTTTTGTTCGAGTCTATCTCTGCGCTCATCCGCTACGCAGGCAGTGGATCGCTAGTACAGGCGTCAAAAATGGAACAGGGTCTCTTTCCGTCGTTTACAGAGATCCTGCAGGCAGACGTTGTGGAATATATCCCCTACGTGTTCCAaatcctcgcgcagctcctcgaggtGCACGTTGTCCAGAGCATGGAACGCACGCTTCCAGAGGCGTATGCAAACCTCCTCCCGCCACTGCTCACGCCTACGCTGTGGGAGCAAAAGGGCAATGTGCCTGCGTTGGTGCGCCTGCTCAAGGCTTACCTGCACCAGGCTCCAAGCGCAGTTGTCCAGCATGTCGAGGCCTTTCTGGGTGTCTACCAAAAGCTGATCTCGAGCCGCCTAAACGATGTGTTTGGCTTTGAGCTGCTCCTCTCGCTCATCCGCAACATTCCTGCAAATGTCTTGGCACAGTACCAGCAGCCGATTCTTACCCTCATGCTCATGCGGCTCCAATCGAGCAAGACGGACAAGTTTTCGCAGCATTTTGTCATTTTCTTTGCCGTGTactgcagcgtgctgcagcCATCGTACCCTGAGCAGGTGGTTCAAGCGTTTGAGGCCGTGCAGCAGGGACTGTTTATGCAGATTGTGCAGAACGTCGTCGTGCCCGACTTGGCCAAGCTCCAGGCGAAGCAGCGGTTTGGCGTCGCTGCGGGGCTGATCCGGCTCCTCACGTCGAGCCCGTCGATGCTTGCTTCGTGCGCGCCGGTGTGGCCAATCTTGCTGGGCAGCGTTTTGCGTCTGATGATGCAGACGGAAAATGCGCGTGCAACGCCGGAAGAAGACGAGGGAATTGCAGAGCTCGACGAGCAGGGATTTCAAGCTAGTTTCTCGCAGCTTGCTGCGGCAAAGCCGAGTGTGCGCATGGAGTCGGACGCGACAGACTGGGCAGGTACGGATTTGGGTGCATACCTCGCTAGGCAGCTGTacgctgcgtcgcagcagCATCCAGGAGTGCTGGGGCCTTTGATTGCGAGTATACCGGCCGATGTGCATGCAGTGCTGGACGAGACGCTTCAGAAACATAGTGTCCAGATTGTGTAGAAAAACATGGATAGGCGTTGCACTGTGCGGGCGTGTAGAGGTGGGGAATGGAAAGCAAGGACTGATCGACGCCCACCACATGGAACAGGCCATACCTTGGCGTTGTAGAACCTAAGCCTCTCCGTCTGCTCCCACTTGTGCACCCACCTTTCCTTTGTCGTTCATATTGTCCTTTCACTATAACCCTATCGTGCAAATGGATTTTCAGCAAACACCTTCAGAATCGGCGGGCTCTTTtcaagctcggcggcgaTGTATACTTCTAGCTGTGCAAGGGGCCGGatatgctgcagcgtctcgccCTCATGGGGCGCCGTCTGTACCGAATCTTGAAGTGTTGCCcagagctgcgcaatgtgcgcaTCGTGGACGGATGTTGAAAAGTATTGGAGTGAATGAATACCGCGTCGCCAAGTCAAGTAAAGACAAGAGCGGGGCGCGTCGTAAGTGTAGGTCTCCAGCGGCAAACAATCCAAATAGATGCGCTTCTCGACGCCCAGATCGGGGATGAGAATATCGAAAAAGGTCTTGCTCACCGCCATAACAGTCGCCGTGCGGCGAAGCAACCCATGCATGGCTGACCACGTACAAATGAGCTGGCAAAGGTACAGGTGTTCACATTGGGCCTTGGCAGCCAGTGTCGCTTGGTGTTTGCTGTTGCTCTGCTGTGCAATCTTGGCAACAGATTCCGCATCCTGTGTCGCATTCTGCAGCACAGTTTCGAGCTGGCGCTGGACACAGAGATCCGCGTAGCTGTGCAAAGGAGCGCAGCACTGCGTGTACAAAGGAGCGGGCAACGTGTAGTGCGCAAACTTGGCGATATCGACCATGCCAGTGCAGTAGAATTtcggcgcatccatcgcGTTGgcaagcagtgcatcgGCCACGTTCCGTGCCGGCGCGTCTAGCGAAGCGATAATCGAGGGAAGCGTCGCGGTAGACACCGCTTCTTGaatgccaagcgcacgaAGCTGGCTGCAAAGTGCATCCATCGCGCggccttgcggcgcgtcttggcgGAGCAACAGCGCTGCGTTTGGAAGTGCCGCTGCAATTCGGAACGCAATAGCACGGTTGGCACGCAAAATGAGCTCGTGGGtgctgtgctgcacgaCATGCACGGCTGTAGGAGACCCGTGCTTGTCCAAGGCAAAGGCGAGGTGCGGCCGTGTATGCAGCAGTGCCCCTTGCGCAATACGCTCCGCACGCAGCCGGCTGGTATATTGCTTGAGTTGCTGGAACGGAGGCGAGGTGCGTGCATCCAAGGCAGCTTCCGTGAGCCGCTCCTGGACATGCACGACGGATTTGCCGATCCATACCTCGGCATCGTCGTTGGCCAGGGTAAACACAACCGAGTATGCCAGACGGTCCTTGCCGGGATGCAAACCaacgcgctcgccgagcgcgggCGGCAGCATGTCGTACGCCTTGTGCACTAAATCGACAGTTtcgccgcgcttctttgcttcgcgatccagcgcactgCCCGGGCGAACATGAGCACAAACGTCGGCGATGTGCACGCCAACACAAAAAGCATCGTCGCGTATTTCCACGCTAAACGCCGTGTCCTGCAGCCGGTTGTCCTGGAGAGAAAAGACGGCTGCTTTTGACGTGGGGGAGCCTTGCGTAGGGCCAAATGAAGCACGATCGGCATACTCGTGCGCCGGCACTTTGCACTGCGCGATGCTTTTGAGGGCAGCCTCGGAAAAGGCGGAGGCGAGCGCATTGCAGTGGGTGCGCAAGAGCGCTTCAAACTCAGCCTCCAAGGTCCCGATCTGTCCAAGTCGGTCTACCATGGCGCCAAACGGATGCAGCGACGTGATCGGCCACCGCTTGATGCCAGCGACGAAAAGACACGTGTTGAATGCAGGGCTCTCATCCCAGAAATCCGGCGGCGCCTGGTCGGCGGGAATGGCAATCAGCGGCACACGCTTGTCCGACGGGCGGAACCAAATAATCTTGGGGCGCGACGCTTTTTCCGGCTCTTTTTCATCGGCATGACGCTCTGTTTGCTGCTTTTCCTtggtcgctgcgctgctcgggcGGAGAAGCGCAAGTGTGCCGGGAAAGATTTGGCCGGgcgtgcgctcgacaaTCGCTACCACATGACCGGCCAAAGCGGGCGGGCTGTTTTCGCtttcttcctcgtcggCAACAAGGCCGAGCAGTGCGCCTTCGACTTCAATatcgtcgcgcaccttTTCCATGCGCCGGCTGTCCGGCGCACAATCGGCTTGGCTCtcttctttgcgcttcttcttgtcgaccttgtcgcgcttggTCTGCCAGACTTCTTGGGgatcgaggagctcgacggCGACCAAATCCCCTTCCAGTGCCCTGTTCCTGTCTTTGGAGCCGCTGATAAAGATATCATGCTCCAGGACCTCAGTGGTGACCCACGCGTCGCTGCGGTTGCGCTTGTTCACGCGCAGGATACCGACAACAAGCTTGCCCGTGAGCAGCAAAGGGGGGAGGCTCGCTTGCGGAAGGTAGCTGCCGAAGAgtgccttgcgcacctGGCCTTGGCTGGGTGTGCGCCCGCCAGAGTaggatgcgctgcgcgaatgAGTCCCGGGGCCGGCCTGCTGCCTGCTGCGGTGAAGTGCCGCGAGCTGGGCTTGGGCTTGGGATAAATTCTGCAGTGGGTCGGCATTTGGCGTGCCTGGGCGCCATGACAAAAGTGCACTGGACATGCTGCTGGATCGGTTGTGCTTGGCAGGCGACTCGGTGAAACTGTCGTCGGAAAACTCGTTGTTTGTGCCCATCGTGGCGAGGTGAAGCATGCCGCCACCGGCAATGAGGTACTCGGGAGAAAGCTCGGAGGCAAGCTGGTATGACGCATGGCGCGTATGTCCGCGTGGCGGCACTTCAGAGCCgaccgcgccgtggcgaGCGCCGACAGACTCGCTtgtggtgcgccgcggtggAAAGCTAAAgttggagcgcgacgtgctctCCGCGAACGGCACCATGCCGGGCGCAGCATTCCATCCGCTGCGTGCGTCTGCGTACGCAGAACGCTGTGAAAGCAAGTCAAATGCGCCAAGGCCAGTGGTCGCAGAGTGGCTCTGGATCCTGCGgtgggcgccgcgcggcggagaGGCATACTCATGCACGGACGGAAGCAGCGACACAAAGTTTTGCTGGCGCAGAAGCTGCTCCTGCTGCAGTTGCAGCTGATCAATTTGTTGTTGGAgggcttggcgctgctgttCCATGCCCGAGGTATAGGATGGGCTGGACGTGCGCGGAGGCAAATCGTCCGCGCGCTGGTAGGCGGGCTGGGAAGAAGGGAAGCGGAATGCCGCATTCAcatcgctcgcgccgcgccgatgctgGAGTGGTGGCATGGGAGTGGGGTTCCAAGGGGTATTGCTCGACAAGCCGTTCATGGGCATATTCCACTGCGCGCTGCCCTGCGGAATGTTCCGCAGCGGACTGGCATCGGCAGCAAGAAACGGTGTTTGATACGCGGATGGGTTGTGCAGCGAATCCAGCATGGAGTCAGTTGTGCcgatgccgagctgctGTAGCTGCGCTTGTAAAAGCTGCTCCTGCGAGGAGTTGATTCGCTGTACTCGATCAGCGGCCATTTGCTCCGGATCGCTCGACGTGGGGTTGGGGGTGGTGCCAGGGAAAGAGTGCTCGTCTTTGCTCCACATTTGTGCGGGTGCTTCACGGTGCGCGTGGGCGGTGCACCTGTGTCACAATCGTGTGCGCGAATGTGTCGCGCCAAGGGCGCAGATGCGCTATGCAGGTGGCCGTGCCATGCCACGTGGTGCTCGGCCGGTGCCagcgtcgcagcgcggcggtgaGGGCGGGTGATGGATCGCTATGGTATCTAGCCTGGTAGTAGCGCGGCTTAAAGCACGATAGATATCCCACGTTTTTGAAGCGCAGCAATGCCGTTTTTCTTCCAATCTTCGTTGCTGTCTGTAAAggaaaagcgcggcgttgATATTAGGTCGCGCACGTCCGGCAccgtttgcagcgcctcgagcatTCCCACGAGCTGCAAAAGACAGCAGTCGAGGCCTGGGTCTGCGCTTCCTTGTTCTCCTTTTTGCAGGTAGTCGAAGTACAGTGATGCATCCTCCTCGCTATAGTTGGGAATACACATATGATTCAACGGCTGGCTCCGCGCTTTTAGCCAGCTGTCGTCCACAAGCAGTGTATTGTGCGGACCCCAAGGCGTCAGTACAACGGGGCCGTACACGCTCTCCGCTCCAGCCTCTGCTCTGTGTATAGACTCGGCTATAAATTTCTCGGTGTCGCTGAGCGATGACTGCGACTCGGGCTCGAGCAGCATGTACCgacgcagccgcgcgctcgccaatGCACGCGGAACAAACTGTGGTAGGTCGTGCTCCGTCTCCCTGTGTGTGAGGTACGTGTTCCATGAATTTAGTTCGTCCCATACCACCGTGAGATCCTTGATGGTATCCGTCTTTCTTGACATGTTCTTGTCCAGCACGAGCGTCTCTCTCGACCATATGCGCTGGAAcaaggcacgctgcaaTGTTCGGCTCACGCACCGCTCTACCATTCTCTCCACGTTTAGGCCTGTCGCGCTGGACCAAATCATGAGCGCAACCGGTGTCGCGGGTGGATTCACCACGCAGTGCGAGCCATGGTTGGAGCGTTGGCGGAGCCAGAAGTGCGTCCcggacggcgctgcaccgaTCGGCACGCGGATCTGGTCGCGCTTGTCCCACAATTTTTGCCTCTGCTTCGACGTGGCGCAAAAAAGAGGGCCAAAGCAGTACTCAAAAAAACATTGCAGGTAggggcgcggcacgatgGTGCCGTTTGGTATGGCACGCCCGCCCTTCTTTTTGCGGCATACCAGAGTTCCGTTCAGGTCCAGCACCacgagcagcggcagctGCCCTTGCTCTGGTACCGCGCGTGCTTCGCACCTCGCGTTTCCCATGATCACCCTATCAAAAAATGTGTATACGCGAGGTTGACGAGACTGGGACATATCGGCGCCAAGGCTTGTCGTTCCGCGCACGTGAATTTGATTCCGTTTTTTGTACGCACACGGCATGGCATTTCGTCTATGTAGCAATACGATTCCATCTAGACGTGGAGTGATGAGCTGTGATGGGCTACTCTCAAGGCAAATGACTAGCTTGGCTGCGCTTACTTCTTCTGCGCATCCTCTGCCTCGCGACGCTCAGTGTGGATTTCTTCAATCTCCTCGTCGAGACCAATCGCCTCTTCCACATCCTCCGAGTCGggaatgctgcgcgagagcaGCGGCTTGATCAAGCGTTCAAAGTAGGGGTGCGGCAGGTTGGACGGGTtattgcgctgcacgcgtgCAAAGTACGACTCGTAAATGTTGCCGTCGTAGCGGCCCATGGGCGAGTTAAGGATATGGTCGGAGAAGGCAAACGAGTCGACCATGGGCACAGCAAACTTGCGCACTTCGCCGCAGAGCTCAGTGACGCGCTTGGTAACATAGTCAAACAGGTTGGGAGAGAGCCAGCCAGAGCGGAGGAAAAAGGCGCCCTTCTCCTCCATTTGCCAGAGACCGTAGAGCTGGGCAAGAAGAGAGAGTGAGTTCTTCACGCCATCATCGCTGTCTGGCATCGCGCGAATCCCACTGCAGAAGCGGCGGAAGATGAAGCCGACTGTGTGCACACTCGCGGCAGCAAAGCGCTGCTGAGAACATTGCTCGTATGCCTGTTCCCGGTTGAGGCCCTTGCTCAGAAGGTTTTCGTACTCCGTGGCGGCAAGTTTCACAAAGTGGGCAGTGGCAGTGAGCCAGCCCTTCTCAATGCCCTCGAGAGACAGAAGCTGCTCCTCGTTCTGGCATTTGTCGTTCAGGCACTCATCGAGATTGTTCAGGTAGCAGAGTGCCTCGCCCTGGTGCTTGCCTTCCTTAGACTCAAGATACGAGGTGacaagcgcacggccgGCCTGGAGAGCAAGAATGGTATTGTCGCCCTCCCAGGTGCAGTGCACGGCAAAGTCACTGTATAGCGAGGCAAGGCCCGTGTAAGCAGAGTAGCCGTGACCGCCAAGGCTCTGACGGCAGACTTCAATGGCGCCGAGCGTCGCCCAGGTGCAGAAGGCCTTGAGACCAGAGCTGGTGGTATGCGTCGCCTTAAGCATGTCCATCGTCTCCTCGAGCTTGGGGTCTCCAGGCTCCagtgcgtcgagcgcctggTTGGTCGCGTTAAGCATGTTGGTCAGCTCCAGACTGGTGAAGCCAAACGCAACAGACTGGGCCATGAGCGGCAAAATACGGCGCTGGTGAATCGGGtagtcgagcagctgcgtcTCATACTTGCAGTTGGGATCGGACTTGAACTGCCGGCGGACAGCAGCGTAGCGAATGGCAATCGTGGTCGCCTTCTTACCGATATTGCCAGCGTCGCTCACCATGTTGGTACGACCGCTGAGCAGTGCAGCGTAGGTaagctgctgcagcggtgGCTCAAAGACTTGACCGTCACGGGTAACTTGGGTGTAGCGCATAAGCATGTACGCGCGGGGAATGCGTACATTGGTAAATTGAATATAGCCATTGTCAATACCGTCACGTCCCATCTTCTTACCAATGTCACCGATCGTGACACCGGGGAGAAGATCGTAGGTCTCAGGGTTACGCAGAGGAACCACAAACGTCTTGGTGCCGTAGTACTTGCCCTTGACAATGAGCTGGGCAAAGACAGAGCAGTGGGTGGCAGAGTGCGCGGCACCACCGATCCACCACTTGGTCGC encodes the following:
- the HOM3 gene encoding aspartate kinase (EggNog:ENOG503NU38; COG:E) gives rise to the protein MSEGRPWLVQKYGGTSVGKFLPSIVEAITPSYLLTNRLAIVCSARSGKTKALGTTNLLLQAAAEAVTVSPGVSASGTPMSGSFSGSSFGASISSQLARSEVHACLFQSTVDAIQSDHLAAAQAAVPENKPLREQLERDIMEECDRLRDLLQAACILHEVSPRSRDMIMGIGERLSCRIVTASLQNKGIEADLITLDTVVDEIGEDIAALSASQVDDAGYLDQAFYDKLSHTLGEQIRACKGVAVVTGYFGNVPGSLLSQVGRGYTDLCAALCAVGVRAAELQIWKEVDGVFTADPRKVPTARLVPKITPEEAAELTYYGSEVIHPFTMEQAIKKLVPIRIKNVENPAGCGTVIFPETKNSVLEDPFVDGHVEQPEPPYSGANTPNGMPASLTPFAEPPCLPKLPTAVTIKDNVIVLNVHSNRKTISHGFFARIFGTLDRYGVVVDLISTSEVHVSLAMTAEIRPRTLQRLTAELEHVGAVSVLRSMAILSLVGKEMRHMVGVAGRMFSTLGEGNVNIEMISQGANEINISCVIHERAALKALNLIHYSILELSPKPTNMEGGSFGRSFF
- the SSD1 gene encoding Translational repressor (COG:J; EggNog:ENOG503NWBH), with the translated sequence MWSKDEHSFPGTTPNPTSSDPEQMAADRVQRINSSQEQLLQAQLQQLGIGTTDSMLDSLHNPSAYQTPFLAADASPLRNIPQGSAQWNMPMNGLSSNTPWNPTPMPPLQHRRGASDVNAAFRFPSSQPAYQRADDLPPRTSSPSYTSGMEQQRQALQQQIDQLQLQQEQLLRQQNFVSLLPSVHEYASPPRGAHRRIQSHSATTGLGAFDLLSQRSAYADARSGWNAAPGMVPFAESTSRSNFSFPPRRTTSESVGARHGAVGSEVPPRGHTRHASYQLASELSPEYLIAGGGMLHLATMGTNNEFSDDSFTESPAKHNRSSSMSSALLSWRPGTPNADPLQNLSQAQAQLAALHRSRQQAGPGTHSRSASYSGGRTPSQGQVRKALFGSYLPQASLPPLLLTGKLVVGILRVNKRNRSDAWVTTEVLEHDIFISGSKDRNRALEGDLVAVELLDPQEVWQTKRDKVDKKKRKEESQADCAPDSRRMEKVRDDIEVEGALLGLVADEEESENSPPALAGHVVAIVERTPGQIFPGTLALLRPSSAATKEKQQTERHADEKEPEKASRPKIIWFRPSDKRVPLIAIPADQAPPDFWDESPAFNTCLFVAGIKRWPITSLHPFGAMVDRLGQIGTLEAEFEALLRTHCNALASAFSEAALKSIAQCKVPAHEYADRASFGPTQGSPTSKAAVFSLQDNRLQDTAFSVEIRDDAFCVGVHIADVCAHVRPGSALDREAKKRGETVDLVHKAYDMLPPALGERVGLHPGKDRLAYSVVFTLANDDAEVWIGKSVVHVQERLTEAALDARTSPPFQQLKQYTSRLRAERIAQGALLHTRPHLAFALDKHGSPTAVHVVQHSTHELILRANRAIAFRIAAALPNAALLLRQDAPQGRAMDALCSQLRALGIQEAVSTATLPSIIASLDAPARNVADALLANAMDAPKFYCTGMVDIAKFAHYTLPAPLYTQCCAPLHSYADLCVQRQLETVLQNATQDAESVAKIAQQSNSKHQATLAAKAQCEHLYLCQLICTWSAMHGLLRRTATVMAVSKTFFDILIPDLGVEKRIYLDCLPLETYTYDAPRSCLYLTWRRGIHSLQYFSTSVHDAHIAQLWATLQDSVQTAPHEGETLQHIRPLAQLEVYIAAELEKSPPILKVFAENPFAR
- the ZTA1 gene encoding NADPH:quinone reductase (COG:C; EggNog:ENOG503NV2G), which encodes MQDIEAVRFHKPGHLDVIQLDTLPITQPSETQVLICPDHAGVNYIDIYFRSGLYPAKLPMTLGQECGGTVVAVGAQVTDVDVGDKVVAIAFGSFAERVLAERRLLAKIPDGHDVRSATAVFLQGLTAVTLTHEAYRIQKGDWVVVHAASGGTGTQLVKIAKHLGAHVVGTASTERKADMAREHGADRVVVYKEDEMDAFVDTVLSLTDGKGAQVVYDGVGRTTLDADFRAVARLGTIVSFGQSSGAIEPLPLQRLSEKNIRIMRPSLFNYLTTQADMDNQRVS
- the CSE1 gene encoding importin-alpha export receptor (EggNog:ENOG503NVXH; BUSCO:EOG09260OQ8; COG:U; COG:Y) is translated as MDTQLASLATLFQQTLDPSQRKGAEEQLKQLQSQPRFAFVLLALVQSEAASTAIRLAAAIQFKNLCKTRWDVDSETEDPVVGAIGDEEKQLIRTELIPVLRSLANTPTPSQAILAQMNESIALVSQSDFPHPWSNLIDELVQSLNSDNYHVLLSVLSTSHAIFRRWRSMFRSDALYTEINLVLSKFATPLLELLERVYGMIVNLATPAQNVPPLASCLVLLLQLFYDLSAQDLPPQFEDALPALSPMFTGLLSFSRPELVGDVDDMAPSPLDKIRSSVCEIFELYAKRYLDALPQLPQYVQAVWDMLGTYGPLEKYDVLVSKAILFLAVVVRMGSQRQLFEAESTLEQFCSKIIMPNIELRDVDEEMFEDNPVEYIRRDLETSVEVDTRRRAAYEFVRALLEQFSEQTTAIASRYIREYLDLFRKDPGVNWRRKDAAIYLLTCIAAQGSTAQHGVSSTNNLVDVVQFFSDHILEDLQPENAAANSHPILQVDAIKYLYTFRNQLTKDQLLSVLPLLVHHLASTNYVTCTYAAVSIERILFIKHNGQFMFSAADIARSSEAILAALFAAIQRNETPEKVAENDHLMKCIMRVLLTLRQSVEGHAEMTLAHLITILGITAKNPSNPRFTQFLFESISALIRYAGSGSLVQASKMEQGLFPSFTEILQADVVEYIPYVFQILAQLLEVHVVQSMERTLPEAYANLLPPLLTPTLWEQKGNVPALVRLLKAYLHQAPSAVVQHVEAFLGVYQKLISSRLNDVFGFELLLSLIRNIPANVLAQYQQPILTLMLMRLQSSKTDKFSQHFVIFFAVYCSVLQPSYPEQVVQAFEAVQQGLFMQIVQNVVVPDLAKLQAKQRFGVAAGLIRLLTSSPSMLASCAPVWPILLGSVLRLMMQTENARATPEEDEGIAELDEQGFQASFSQLAAAKPSVRMESDATDWAGTDLGAYLARQLYAASQQHPGVLGPLIASIPADVHAVLDETLQKHSVQIV